Genomic window (Salvelinus alpinus chromosome 13, SLU_Salpinus.1, whole genome shotgun sequence):
ACCAACAACCTCCCCTCCTCTGACAATAAATCTCACAACCACAGAGGAACCAACAACCTCCCCTCCTCTGACAATAAAGCTCACAACCACAGAGGAACCAACAACCTCCCCTCCTCTGACAATAAACCTCACAACCACAGAGGAACCAACAACCTCCCCTCCTCTGACAATAAACCTCACAACCACAGAGGAACCAACAACCTCCCCTCCTCTGACAATAAACCTCACAACCACAGAGGAACCAACAACCTCCCCTCCTCTGACAATAAACCTCACAACCACAGAGGAACCAACAACCTCCCCTCCTCTGACAATAAACCTCACAACCACAGAGGAACCAacaacctcctctcctctgacaATAAACCTGACAACCACAGAGGAACCAACAACCTCCCCTCCTCTGACAATAAACCTCACAACCACAGAGGAACCAACAACCTCCCCTCCTCTGACAATAAACCTGACAACCTCAGCAGAGCCAACAACCTCCCCTCCTCTGACAATAAACCTCACAACCACCGAGGAACCAACAACCTCCCCTCCTCTGACAATACACCTCACCACCTCACAGATTGCACCTGCACTTCCAACTACCACCCAATCAACTACTGAACTCACAACCACACCCACAAATGTCAGTACATACGGACCCACAACTACCACAGTGACCACAACTACCACAGTGACCACAACTACCACAGCACCCACAACTACCACAGCACCCACAACTACCACAGCACCCACAACTACCACAGCACCCACAACTACCACAGCACCCACAACTACCACAGCACCCACAACTACCACAACTACCACAGCACCCACAACTACCACAGCACCCACAACTACCACAGCACCCACAACTACCACAGTGACCACAGCCACCACAATTTTAAATACAAACCCAACCACCGATCTCACAACCCATATTGTGGACAGTACAACAAAAAGCAGTGGGCCTAGTAAGTACAAAATTAACTTTTgttcaaatgtaaaaaaatatttgtgtgtgtgttttgtaataATGTGGACTAACTGTTTCCACAGGATACGTTGTCGTGCTGAGGATAAAACTGTCCTCTCTGATCCAACTAACAGATGATTACATCAGAAACGTGGTGTTACAGCAGGTCAGTGTCACTGTCAGATCAGACAGGTTTCTCCTCAGCTCTACCTGATaatcactgtgtgtgttgtgtttccagCTCCGTGAGGAACTGATCAGCCGAGGGCTGCCAGGGGACTTCACGCTAAGCCTGAGAGCCACTCATGAGATCAGCTGAGGGAGGAACAGGAATTCAGATCAACTTTCTTCACTCCTACTTGTCTTTTCTTCCTGGTTCTGATTCTGCAGAAAGTTATTTTGAAGAAAAAGTGGTTCCTTATAATGACAGAATATGGTTGATTTGtactaatctctcgtggacagacgcACGTAACATAAATTATGATTTTTGTTCTGGGTTGCCAAGATTAGTTGAATGAACTGACGCTACGTCTTACTGGATGTTAGttgaatgactaaaatgtaaatgatttATGTCTACAAGAAGAAATAGAACATAAATATGTTTGGTAATGTACTGAGGTAGACTGAGGTTCTTTCCTGTTTGGTAATGTACAGAGGTAAACTGAGGTTCTTTCCTGTTTGGTAATGTACAGAGGTAGACTGAGGTTCTTTCCTGTTTGGTAATGTACTGAGGTAGACTGAGGTTCGTTCCTGTTTGGTAATGTACAGAGGTAAACTGAGGTTCTTTCCTGTTTGGTAATGTACAGTGGTTGACTGAGGTTCTTTCCTGTTTGGTAATGTACAGAGGTAGACTGAGGTTCTTTCCTGTTTGGTAATGTACAGAGGTAGACTGAGGTTCTTTCCTGTTTGGTAATGTACAGAGGTAGACTGAGGTTCTTTCCTGTTTGGTAATGTACAGAGGTAAACTGAGGTTCTTTCCTGTTTGGTAATGTACAGAGGTAAACTGAGGTTCTTTCCTGTTTGATAATGTACAGAGGTAGACAGGTTCTTTCCTGTTTGGTAATGTACAGAGGTAGACTGAGGTTCTTTCCTGTTTGGTAATGTACAGAGGTAAACTGAGGTTCTTTCCTGTTTGGTAATGTACAGAGGTAGACTGAGGTTCTTTCCTGTTTGGTAATGTACAGAGGTAGACAGGTTCTTTCCTGTTTGGTAATGTACAGAGGTAGACTGAGGTTCTTTCCTGTTTGGTAATGTACTGAGGTAGACTGAGGTTCTTTCCTGTTTGGTAATGTACAGAGGTAGACTGAGGTTCTTTCCTGTTTGGTAATGTACAGAGGTAGACAGGTTCTTTCCTGTTTGGTAATGTACAGAGGTAGACTGAGGTTCTTTCCTGTTTGGTAATGTACTGAGGTAGACTGAGGTTCTTTCCTGTTTGGTAATGTACAGTGGTAGACTGAGGTTCTTTCCTGTTTGGTAATGTACAGAGGTAGACTGAGGTTCTTTCCTGTTTGGTAATGTACAGAAGTAGACTGAGGTTCTTTCCTGTTTGGTAATGTACAGAGGTAGACTGAGGTTCTTTCCCGTGTCAAGAATAGTTGGTTGAGGCTCAGGTTTCTGTGACATTTTAGTGACAGAGGACACGGGTAGGGAGGACCCACTtgtatacacccacacacacactcaggaatAAGTTTCACTTTCACTCACACATGGAGCATAAAGAAGAATGAACAATGAGGGAGAATTGACATTGACTAAAGAGAAGAATGAATTATTGCGACTGGAATTTATTGAAACACtaattaaaggttaaatatattaaATGTTAAAGGTTGAAAACATTGGGAGATAAACATTGAGAGATAAACATTGGGAGGTAAACATTGAGAGATAAACATTGAGAGATAAACATTGGGAGGTAAACGTTGAGAGATAAACATTGGGAGGTAAACATTGGGAGGTAAACATTGGGAGATAAACATTGGGAGGTAAACATTGAGAGATAAACATTGGGAGATAAACATTGGGAGATAATCATTGGGAGATAAACATTGGGAGGTAAACATTGAGAGATAAACATTGAGAGATAAACATTGGGAGGTAAACGTTGAGAGATAAACATTGGGAGGTAAACATTGGGAGGTAAACATTGGGAGATAAACATTGGGAGGTAAACATTGAGAGATAAACATTGGGAGATAAACATTGGGAGATAATCATTGGGAGATAAACATTGGGAGGTAAACATTGGGAGATAAACATTGGGAGATAATCATTGGGAGATAAACATTGGGAGATAAACATTGGGAGGTAAACATTGGGAGATAAACATTGGGAGGTAAACATTGGGAGATAATCATTGGGAGATAAACATTGGGAGGTAAACATTGGGAGATAATCATTGGGAGATAAACATTGGGAGATAAACATTGGGAGATAAACATTGGGAGGTAAACATTGAGAGATACACATTGGGAGGTAAACATTGGGAGGTAAACATTGGGAGATAAACATTGGGAGATATTAAAGGAGTGTTAAAATAATGCAGTTAAAGGTTAGGAGTTTTATAATGTTGTTTTCTTTAAGGTGTGAATCATTTAGACTGTGTTTTATTAGGCTCAGAGGACAAGGCCTTAGGAGGTTGATAATGAGACGTTATAATGGTACAATGTTATAATGCTGAAATGTTTAAAATATTCAAGGTTTAAGATATAACTGGAGTAATAAATTAGGTTGTAGTAAGATAAGAATTGAGTAAACGTAGGAGGCTGAAGGGATTAGGAAAGGTTCatgtttgaaaaatgtatgttttaagAAGTTGATGGGAATTAAGTATATTAATGGTGCTAGCAAGATCTGGAAAACCCTTAAGGTTACCTCATAGATATAAGTGTTCTATTACATTCTAGGAGGAACCCTTAAGGTTCCCTCATTGATAGACGTGTTCTAGTACATTCTAGGTGGAACCCTTAAGGTGACCTCATAGATAGAAGTGTTCTAGTACATTCTAGGAGGAACCCTTAAGGTTCCATCATAGATAGAAGTGTTCTAGTACATTCTAGGTGGAACCCTTAAGGTTACCTCATAGATAGAAGTGTTCTAGTACATTCTAGGTGGAACCCTTAAGGTTACCTCATAGATAGAAATGTTCTAGTACATTCTAGGAGGAACCCTTAAGGTTACCTCATTGATAGAAATGTTCTAGTACATTCTAGGAGGAACCCTTAAGGTTACCTCATTGATAGAAGTGTTCTAGTACATTCTAGGTGGAACCCTTAAGGTGACCTCATAGATAGACGTGTTCTAGTACATTCTAGGAGGAACCCTTAAGGTTACCTCATTGATAGACGTGTTCTAGTAGCTGTTAGTTTTTTAGACACCAACTGAGGGACTGATCATCGTGAGGGGGGAGGCAAAAAGCTTTTTATAAATTGTAGAAGGTAAGAACCCATTTTTCTTGTTATTAAATACTGTGCTTCTCATGAAATTGTAATAGACAATTAAGGGTTTAGTTAAGGGTTTAGTTAAGAGCGCTGAAGACATCTCTGAATTTAATCCAAGGTATGTTTTTGCGTATCATCGAATGTGATATTGATTTGTGATTGATTGATCTAGGATTTTTTATGCCTGTTTCTGGAATTTTGAATAAACTTGCTTTATTGTTCTGAAACCCTGTGTCATCAAAGAATCATACAAGAGCATGTCGTTTTACTCTAGGTTTATGAAACAGACTGGATTAATGGAGGATTTGTAGCATCTGGTTAATTAGTCTATCGGGAACCTGGATTTCTGGTATGAAGAAACCTGAGACCCAACTTTATGTACTGAGTGCATTGTTAGGAGTCGTATGAGAGGTGATTCTGGGCTAAACCAACCCAGGAGAGTGTCCACTCATAGTGTCCTAAGGTCGACTATCTGGCCTGGACGATCCTGAGAAGGCGCTGGGTTGCAGGGTGAGGTAGTATAGGTACTCGACTTAGGGGATAGCCCACTCTACTGTAAGACCCTTACTGTTGAGTTTGAGGAACAGTCCCTAGTTGTATACTAGCTCAGTGGTAAGGCAGAGCGGAATCTATCAGATCTGTAGGGATTAGGGACAATAAATAACAGAACTGCCATTGGATAGGCAGAGCCCAGTAGAATTGTTAATCCTGCAAGGTTGGTATTTTAGCTTTGACAATTTGGGGGCTTGTACAGGATTGATTCGTGGGAATCAGGAATATCTTGGGAATATTTTGGGATATAGGAAAGTCTAAAATATACTCTATGCAGTATGCAATGCAAGAACTACAATTAGTTTCGCTAAAAGATTATCCTGaatatttgcacacaaaaaaatggcAAGGTTAGCATTTAATTACGTTCTTGCTTTAAAAACTAAATCTATTGGTTACCACATACCAGGCTTTGAATCACCTTACTGTAACAACCTATTTCTCCTCTCCCTCAGATCCGTCTAATCCGATCGTCAGGATGTCAGGGATGGACCTCCCGTTGGACGAGCTC
Coding sequences:
- the LOC139537942 gene encoding mucin-2-like isoform X2; amino-acid sequence: MRVPANCQRDFNLLSFDPDEDKVRCRYAVPTEECVKSSNLPNDFTLQENCTLSFWGNSNTTGTYAVQMVMEDFPTQSISLSYTNGSQSNRTSNDTLCKLPVQFAVGVDPPVPSCMEGLYLPMFLSPTPAQGALLYASADQPLEITVRAQATNSTVSELLVSGPSSITENTTVPGEYLLRWTPTEDEEGGYYPVCFIAQGVNNSSMYHSELRCVIVSVGNTSAIRTTAEPTTTPPLTINLTTTEEPTTSPPLTINLTTTEEPTTSPPLTIKLTTTEEPTTSPPLTINLTTTEEPTTSPPLTINLTTTEEPTTSPPLTINLTTTEEPTTSPPLTINLTTTEEPTTSPPLTINLTTTEEPTTSSPLTINLTTTEEPTTSPPLTINLTTTEEPTTSPPLTINLTTSAEPTTSPPLTINLTTTEEPTTSPPLTIHLTTSQIAPALPTTTQSTTELTTTPTNVSTYGPTTTTVTTTTTVTTTTTAPTTTTAPTTTTAPTTTTAPTTTTAPTTTTAPTTTTTTTAPTTTTAPTTTTAPTTTTVTTATTILNTNPTTDLTTHIVDSTTKSSGPRYVVVLRIKLSSLIQLTDDYIRNVVLQQLREELISRGLPGDFTLSLRATHEIS